The Wansuia hejianensis genomic interval GGGGTCATCAGCTCACGCCCCGAAATCTGATAATTTGTTGAATAGTTACCACTTCGCCCAGAGCTTTTCCCGTAGGTGTTGGTATCAATGGTTTCCTTGCCCAAAAGCTCTGACACATATTTGTGGGTGCTTTGCTCGTTGCCGCCCAGATACAGAAACTCATCATGAGGTAAGGTTCAGCTTGTCCTTTACAGGACTTGCATCCCCTCCCTCCCAAACCGCACGTACACCTCTCGATGTATACGGCTTTCCGCTTATTATATTTGCGGTATTAAGAATGAATCAGTTTATGACATTCGGGGCATACCACAAGAGTTTTCCGTCTCCTTTTGCGCATAAGGAGTACCCACTCCGCATTGCCCTTTAAGTCTTTTAGTTTCTTTACTTGATGAATTTCCAGATTTCTGCAATTGATGTCGTATAAATAAAGTTGGCACCTTATTCTCAAAGAATTCATGTATAATAAAGAGAATAAGGAGGAACTCTCAATGTCACGTACTCAACGTAAATACGACCACGAATATAAGATCCAGGCTGTCAAACTTGCCAGAGAAATCGGCGGTGCTAAGGCAGCCAAAGAATTAGGTATTCCAGAAGGAACCATCCATACATGGCTGAAAGCAGTTAGAGCCGGTACATTGGATATTGGCGACGGTGCACATACTCCAGAAAGTGCCATGAGTCTCGCTGAGGAACTTGCTATGCTCCGCAAACGTGTTAAGGATCAGGATAAAGAAATCCGGCGTCTAAAAGAGGAAAATGAATTTCTCGAGGAAGCAAGTGCTTTTTTCGCAGCCAGCCGTCGGAAGTCAGCAAGAACCAAAGAATGATGTTCATTGCCATAAAAACGGAAGACGGCGCGATTAAGGGAAAACTCTCATTCTATTGCCGGATGCTTGGTGTCAGCCGCCAGGGGTTCTACAAATATCTTGCTAATAAAGACCGGCCCTGGAAATATCAGGATCTCGCTGATGCTATGATAGCAATCCATACTGAAGATGAATACAATGATACATATGGGCGCATTCGCATGTATCAGGCACTTCTCCTTAAGAAACCGGAAGGACTCAAGATTCCCAGTGAGCGAACCGTCTACAGGGTCATGGATGAAATAGGCCTTAGTCATCAACCAAAGCGTAAGCCGAATGGTATTACCAAGGCTGATCGGGAAGCTCGTAAGTCAGATGATCTTCTGAAGCGAGATTTCAAATCCGACAAGCCACTTGAAAAATGTGTAACTGACATTACAGAAATCAAGGCTAAAGATGGGAAACTGTATGTTTCAGCTATCTTTGACTGCTTTGATTCCGGTGTCCTTGGTCTGGCAATGGAAACCAACATGAAAGCAACGTTGTGTGAGCATACCCTGGATAATGCCTATCTGGCATATCCTGATCTGCGAGGGGCTATTGTACACTCTGACAGAGGAACACAATATACCAGTGAAACTTATCGTAAGGCTCTTGCTAAATACGGTATTATTCAAAGCATGAACAGTGCTGGTGGCAGGTGCCACGATAATGCCCGATGCGAAAGCATGTGGGCCAGAATGAAAAGTGAGCTTCTCTATGACCGCTACAATACGGAGACTATGACCATAGAGGAACTGAAGGTTCTCATTTGGAGATACTTCATCAGTTACTGGAATAACAGGAGGATCTGCTCTGCCAACGGTGGGCTTCCTCCGATAATTAAGCGACAGAGATACTACCAATCTCTGGAACAGGCTGCATAGGCAGTGATATCTTTGAGATAAATGTGTCAACCAATATTGACAATATCATTTATAACCAAATAAAATATTGGTCAACGAAAAGACAACTATGTAAAAAAATAAGCGTACCACTATTTCTAATGATACGCCTATCCTCATTAAATCACTTCAAAATGCTTCAACGCATCCTTTATCGCTTCCACCTTCTCTGCTGTCGGATGCTTCCTCGGCTGTTTCAATTCTTCTACCGCATTAGGAGCATCATACATCGGCAAGCCCAAATCTCTCTTTACCTCTGCGATATATGCGGTATGTACCTTGAAGCCATATTTAGCTTCTATGTACTCCTTTATCATTTTGTAGGTCACTCGTTCCTTGGGCTTGTATTCTTCGGCTCTTTTAGCGATATTATCAAGCGGAACTTTTCCCTCACCCTCGCCAAACTCAACTTTTACGTTGATATGTCCGTCTGGCTTTTTGTGGGAAAGCAGTACTACCGTCTCAACATGTACCGTCATCGGAAATTGATCCACCCCCCGCACCCTCACCATCTCATACCCTTCCCCGCACAAATATTTCAAATCCCTTGCCAATGTGGCCGGATCACAGCTTACATACACGATCCTCTCAGGCTTCATCTGCACCATCGTCTCCAGCAGACTCTCCTCGCACCCTTTCCTGGGCGGGTCCACTACGATCACATCAGCTCTTACTTTCTCTTTCTCATACAATTCCGGCAGAATTTCCTCTGCTTTCCCCACGTAGAATTCCGCATTCTCAATCCCATTTAGTTCTGCGTTTCGTCTGGCGTCTTCGACCGCCTGGGGCACGATTTCCACCCCATACACCTGTTTCGCCCTTTGCGCCAGGAACAGTGAAATCGTCCCTATCCCACAATACAAATCCCATACAGTCTCTTCTCCTGTCAAGCCCGCGTATTCCAACGCCGTCTCATATAGTTTTTTCGTCTGCACCGGATTGACTTGATAAAAGGAAAGCGGCGAAATCTGATACTTTACTTTCCCGATATGATCCGTTATATATCCATCTCCCCACACCTTCTGGTCCTTATCGCCCATAATCACATTTGTCCGCCTGGTATTGCTGCTGAAGGTGATGCCTCTCATCCCCTCGATTCCGCAGAGCTTATCAATCAGCGCTTTTTTGGCCGGAAGTCCCGCCCCGTTTATCACCAGGCACACCATGAATTCACCGGTCGTAAATCCATACCGGATCAGCACATGCCTTACCAGCCCTTCGCCACTCATCTCATCATAGGCCGGTATGTGATTTTCTTCCATCCAGCCCAGAATCCCGGACAAAATCTCTCCATTGGCCTCTGCTCCCAGCACGCAGTCCCTGCAGGGAATGATCGTATGGGTACGGCCTGCATAAAATCCGGCCACTGCTTTTCCTTCTCTGTCGCATCCCACCGGAAACTGAGCCTTATTCCTGTACCGAAACGGCTGCTCCATACCAATGATCGGCTCCATCGGCACATCCTCAAATCCTCCGATCCGCATCAGATCGTTCCTGACCTTATCCTCCTTAAACCGAAGCTGCTCCCCATAATCCAGCATCTGCAACTGACATCCTCCGCACTGCCGGGCAATCGGGCACACCGGTACCACCCGTTTCCCGGAAGGCTCCACAATCCTCATCAGCCTGCCAAACCCGTAATTTTTTTTCGCCTTGACAATCTTCACCTCTGCCAGATCACCGATCACCGTATCCTTGACAAACAACGTATACCCGTCTGCCTTCCCGATACCCTCTCCCGTCTGGCTCATATCCTCAATTCGGATTATCACCACATCATTTTTTTGAAACTTCATCTTTCCCATCCCTCTTTCTCTGTTCCGCCGCTATCTGCCTCTGGGCGTAGCTTACAGCAGGACGCCCCATCACTCATCCTCTGCAGGTATACATCCATCTAATACATCTGCCTGAATGCCCCGCTGCCACCGTCTTCTCCCCGCCGCCCGGATTAATTTTTCAACACTAAATTTCTTCCCTTAAAAAAGGACGCGGCCGGAACACCCCGCCTCGTCCTTCCATCATAACCCTATAGCTTCAAATCTCTCCCGTCTTCCGGATATTTGACTCAAAGATCCTGTTATACCCCAGCCATTCGCCGGAATCATCCGCGGCCGCCAGCACCTCTGTCAGAGTCTCCATCCGCGCGTCTGTATTATCCGCCAGGTTCAGCGCCAGCGCCTCTGCCAATGCCGGTTTTTTCGGCGAACCGTATTCCAGCTCCCCGTGATGGGCCAGTATACAGTGCTTCAGTTCGTTCTCCAGCTGTTCTGGAAATCCAGGAATCCCGGCAGCCCCGTCATGTACCATTTCCGCCCCGATCATAATATGTCCCAGGAGCTGTCCGTCGTCCGTATAATCATTCTGCGGAAACGCCGATAATTCCTTCGTCTTGCCGATATCATGAAAGATCGCCGCGGTAATCAGCAAATCTCTGTTCAGGACCGGATACGCCTTCGTGTAATACTGACACAGCCGTGTCACGCTCAGGGTATGCTCCAGCAGCCCCCCGATAAATCCGTGGTGGACGCTCTTCGCAGCAGAACTGCCTTTAAACCGCTTGATAAATCCCTGGTCCTCCACATAATACCGTTTGAGAAGCGCAGACAGATAAGGGTTCTGCACACTCTCCACATAAGAAAGCAGCTCCTGGTACATCTGTTCCACATCATATTTGCTGGCGGGCAGATAATCTGCCGGGTTATACTCGCCCTCAGCAGCCCTGCGCACCCGCTTGATGGACACCTGCAGCGCTCCCGCAAAGCTGGTCACATCGCCCATCACTTCTATGTAATCCAGGATGTCGAATTCATCGATCCCAAAGGAGTTCGGCTCCCAGATCTTGCCATCGATCGTCCCTGTCTTGTCCTGCAAAATCACATTTTCATAAGGTTTGCCATTCTTGGTCACGGCAGACTGCCTGAATTTACACAGATAAATCCCCGCAATTCTCGTTCCCTCATGCAGTTCCCTGATATATTTCATAATAATTCTCCTCTTTCTCTCTATATCTCGCCGGCTGTCACATCGATCTCCATTTCGACGTAGCCTTCCGCCCCCTTGCGCATGACGGTCACCTTCACCGCCTGTCCGGGCGCCAGCTTTGTAAGGCTGTCGTGATACTGCTTAATAGTGCTTATCTTCTCCTCTCCGACCTTCACAATAACGTCATACTCCTTGATCCCGGAAAGCATGGCAGGCGAATCCGCCTGTACGGCAGTCACCAGCACCCCTTTCGGGATTCCCGTCTTCTCCGCGATCTGTGCGGTCACGTCCTGGCCCTTGATGCCGATGTACGCCTGGCTCTCGTTATTGGACAACCGTTCGATCAGCTCCTTGATCTGGGAAATCGCCAGCCCTGTAATGATATTCTTATCCTCTGAGCTGTAGCTCTGGGCGATAATTCCCACAATCTCCCCGTCCAGATTCACCAGCACGCCGCTGCCCTCCTTGCTGCCCAAAATGTCTGTGGTCAGCAGGTTATATTCAGTATCCAGCGTGGAAATCTTATTATTCACTGAAGTGATGACCCCATATGCCACAGAATTACTGTATCCGATAGGGCTTCCCAGCGCCAGTATCGGCTCGCCCTGTGAGACGCTGTAAGAGCTTCCCAGCGGTGCGACCTCCAGATTCTCCTGCGTGTCCGCGCTGATATCCGCCAGAGCGACCCGCAGGATCGCCAGTCCCGTATTGGCGTCATGCTTCTGGAAAATAGCATCTGTCATAGTTCCGTCATAGAACGTCACCTGTATCCGTTCCACATTTTCCACAATCCTGTACTCCGTCAGGATGAACAGATCCTGGCCGTTATCTGCAACCACGAGGCCCGAAATCTGCTGCTGGTTCTCATAGTTCTGGTTAAAATAATCCATCTGGTTCGTGATGCCAATCACAGTCACCAGCGCATGCTTCGGCTTCTCCGCCACAGCCAGCATGTCCTTATACAGCTGCTTATATTCTGTCAGCCCGATGGCCGGAACCGGTTCCGGCGTGGCCTGCGGCGTATCCACAACCGTCGGGGTGGGGGTGGCTTCAGGCGTCGCTGTGGCCGTCGGCTCCTCATCCGCGGGAATATTCACTTTGGGTGGTTCCTCGCTGGTGCCCAGAACCTGCTCTGCAACCGGAACCATTTTCACGAACACAAAAGCGGCGATAATGCCCGCAGCTACAGCTGCAGCCGCCACTCCCGCGATCTTCAGCAGCAGCGCCCGTTTGTCCAGCGGTTTCTTTTTAATAATCTCTTTCATAAAACTGTAGGGTTTTTTCTCCTGGTTATCCTCTTTGTTTTCCATCAGTAAAGTCCCCCATTTTAAGAATACCGGAAGCAATCCCGGCGCCGGCGCCTGAAGAGGCGGGGCAGGGCGCTTCTCCCATTATTAAAACCTGGATATTCCTGAAATATTTTATCAGAAACATATGAACAATCTATGAATAATTTCTCACAAAAATCCCTTTTCTATTGGGGTTTTTTAGAGTACAATAGACATTAGAAAATGTAAAGGAAATGATTATGAACCAAAAAGCGTTAAAAACACTGGAATACCATAAAATTATCAATATGCTGCTTCAGCACGCCTCCTCCCCCATGGGCCAGGAGCTCTGCCGGCAGCTGACACCCTCCGATGACCTGAATGTGGTCCGGGGCATGCAGCGCCAGACCCATGATGCGCTGAGCCGCCTGTTCCGCAAGGGCCATATTTCTTTCGGCAGCGCCAGGGACATCCGGCCCTCTCTGAAGCGCCTGGCCATCGGCAGCTCTCTGAACCAGTCAGAGCTTCTGTCCATTGCCTCTCTTCTGGAAAATACCGCCCGGGTAAAATCTTACGGACGTCATGAAAATGCTGACACGGCCGGCGACAGTCTGGACCCTCTGTTTGACTCGCTGGAGCCGCTGACCCCTCTCTCTGCAGAGATCCGCCGCTGCATCCTGGCGGAGGATGAGATCAGCGATGACGCCAGCCCCGGCCTGCGCCAGGTCCGCCGTTCTATCAAGGCCAGCGGCGACCGGATTCATACCCAGCTGAACAACCTGATCAACGGCTCCCTGCGCACTTACCTGCAGGACGCCGTCGTTACCATGCGGAACGGCCGGTACTGCATCCCTGTTAAATCAGAATACCGTTCCCAGGTACCCGGCATGATTCACGACCAGTCCTCCACAGGCTCAACGATCTTCGTGGAGCCTATGGCTATCGTGAAACTGAACAACGATATCCGGGAGCTGGAATTAAAGGAAGAAAAAGAGATCGAAATCATCCTGGCCACGCTCAGCCAACAGGCCGCCCAATACACAGAGCTTCTTCAGTACGACCTGGAAAATATGGTCGAACTGGATTTCATATTCGCACGGGCCGGCCTGGCTATGGAAATGAACGCCACTGAACCGCTGTTTAATACCGACGGGATCATCAGCCTGCGGAAAGCGAGACATCCGCTCATTGAAAGGCGCCAGGTGGTCCCTATTGATCTCACTCTTGGAGAAGCCTTTGACCTTTTAATCGTCACAGGCCCCAACACCGGTGGAAAAACCGTTTCACTGAAGACTGTGGGGCTTTTGTCCCTGATGGGCCAGTCCGGCCTTCACATACCGGCTCTGGACCGCTCCCGGCTGTCCATTTTTACGGAAATTTACGCGGATATCGGGGATGAACAGAGCATTGAACAATCACTGAGCACCTTTTCCTCCCACATGACCAATGTGGTTTCGTTCCTGGAAAAGGCAGACCGGCAGTCCCTGGTACTTTTTGACGAGCTGGGAGCCGGAACCGACCCCACGGAAGGCGCCGCCCTCGCAATCGCCATCCTCTCCCACCTGCACCAGCAGGGAATCCGGACGATGGCCACCACTCACTACAGCGAATTAAAAATCTACGCCCTTTCCACAGAAGGAGTCGAGAACGCCTGCTGTGAATTTGACGTGGAGACACTGCGTCCCACCTACCGTCTGCTGGTCGGCGTTCCAGGAAAAAGCAACGCATTTGCCATCTCCGGCAAACTGGGCCTGCCGGACTACATCATAAAGGCAGCCAGGGAACAGATCAGTGAGCAGGATGAATCCTTTGAAGACGTTCTGACCACCCTGGAGCAGAACCGGATCGCCATGGAACGGGAACAACAGGAGCTGGAGAAGACCCGTGCGGAGGTCGAAGCCCTGAAGAGCCAGATTTCCGAAAAGCAGGAAAAACTCACCTCCCAGAGGGACCGCATTCTCCAAAAGGCTAATGAAGAGGCTCACGCCATCCTGCGGGAAGCAAAAGAATATGCCGACCAGACCATGCGGGATTTCCAGAAATTCGGCAAGGCCGGGATCTCCGTCAAAGAGATGGAAAAACGGCGCTCCGACCTCCGGGAAAAGCTAGACCAGACAGGTAAGAAAATCTCTGTGAAGCCTGATCCGCGCCCGGTTTCCAACCTGAAGCCCAAGGACCTGTCAATCGGTGACTCCGTAAAAGTGCTGAGCATGAATGTAAAGGGCACCGTCAGCACGCGCCCGGATGCAAAGGGCAACCTTTTCGTTCAGATGGGCATCATCCGTTCCAAAGTGAACATTTCCGACCTGCAGCTGATCGACGAACCCGTCATCACCGGCGGCGGAATGAGCCGCACCGGCTCCGGTAAGATTAAAATGTCCAAATCCAGCTCTGTAAAGACGGAGCTCAACCTGCTGGGCAAGACTGTGGACGAAGCCGTTGCAGAACTAGACAAATATCTGGACGACGCCTATCTCGCTCATCTCCCCAGCGTCCGCATCGTGCATGGCAAGGGCACGGGCGCTCTCCGCAAGGGGGTTCACGCGTATTTAAGGACTCAGAAGCACATCTCAGACTATCACCTGGCCGAATTCGGCGAGGGAGATGCCGGAGTCACCATCGTAACGTTTAAAAAATAAGAGGAGGTTTTATGAATGGTTGCCAAACAGAAAATTCTCATCGTAGATGATGATAACAATATAGCAGAACTCATTTCTCTTTACCTGACAAAAGAATGCTTTGAATGCATGATCGTCAACGACGGCGAAGAAGCCCTCAGCGTCCTTGGCACCTTCCAGCCCAACCTGATCCTGCTGGATCTGATGCTTCCGGGCATGGACGGCTACCAGGTCTGCCGGGAGGTCCGCCATAAGTCCAACACACCGATCATCATGCTTTCCGCCAAGGGAGAGATTTTTGATAAGGTGCTGGGGCTGGAGCTGGGCGCGGATGATTACATTATTAAGCCCTTTGACTCCAAAGAGCTGGTCGCGCGGGTTAAGGCGGTACTCCGCCGTTTTCAGCCCGCTCCCAGCCAGACGGTTTCCCAGACCAACGGAAAATATGTTGAATATCCCGATCTGATCATCAACCAGACCAACTACTCCGTTCTGTACAAGGGGGAGACCGTGGATATGCCGCCGAAGGAGCTGGAGCTTCTCTACTTCCTGGCTTCCTCCCCCAACCAAGTCTTCACCCGGGAACAGCTTCTGGACCACATATGGGGCTATGAATACATAGGAGACACCCGGACTGTGGACGTACATATCAAGCGGCTCCGGGAAAAGATCAAGGATCACGCCAACTGGTCCATCAGCACCGTGTGGGGAATCGGCTATAAATTCGAGGTCAAATCATAATGAAGAAAAAACTATTCTGGAAATTCCTGATCGCCTACATCCTGATCGGGATCACAAGCTTCATACTGATCTCCACGGCCGGTTCCCGGCTGCTGGAAAAAGAGCTGGTGGATTCTCACAGCATGAGCCTCTATAAAGAAGCCTCCAGAATTGCCTCTTACCAGGCCGCCCGCTATTATACCCGCGGCATCACCCTGGAAGATACCTACAACAACCTGGCCGCCCTCTCCGACTTTCAGAATTCGGAGATATGGCTCATCAGCACCGACGGAGAGATTTTTCTGAATACAGAGGCCGATCTGGAGAGTGAACAGGCGGAGACTCTGGAAAATTTTGATCCCATCGCCTTGGGATCAGATTATTATACCGTAGGCCGCTTTTTCCAACATTTTGACTCAGACATGCTCAGCGTCATGGTGCCTGTCACTTCTAATCTGAACATCCGTGGCTACGTGGCCATCCACATGCCCATGACCGATGTCTATCAGGAACGGGAAGCCCTGCTCGCGCAAGTCTACCTGCTGTTTCTCGTACTTTTCCTGATTTTCCTGTCTGTGCTGGTCCTACTGGCTTTCGTAGTTAACCGCCCATTGAAGCGGATCATACGCGGCGCCCAGGAATATGCCTCCGGCAACCTGACCTACAATATTAACGTCCCCTCCAATGACGAAATGGGCTATCTGGCCAGCACGCTGAACTATATGTCTGATGAGCTGAATAAAACGGGCGAGTATCAGCGTAAATTTGTCGCAAATGTCTCCCACGATTTCCGTTCACCGCTGACCTCCATCAAGGGATACGTGGAGGCCATTCTTGACGGAACGATCCCTCAGGAGATGCAGGAGCGCTATCTGAACATTGTACTGTTCGAGACCGACCGTCTGAACAAGCTGACAAAGAGCATGCTGACGCTGAATAATATCGATACCAAGGGACATTTTCTGGACATCACCAGCTTTGACATTAACGCGGTGATTAAAGACACAGCTGCCTCCTTTGAAGGCACCTGCACGGCTAAACGAATTTCCATCGAGCTGCTGCTGGCCGCCGAGACGCTGTATGTTTCCGCCGATTTTGGCAAGATCCAGCAGGTATTATACAATCTGATCGACAATGCGATCAAATTCAGCGACAACAATTCCACCATTCAGGTAGAAACTACCGAAAAGCATGGAAAAGTGTTTGTCTCCGTTAAGGATCACGGGGTCGGAATCCCCAGATCCTTCATTTCCAAGATCTGGGACCGTTTCTACAAGATAGACGCTTCCCGCGGAAAAGACCGCAAGGGCACGGGACTGGGCCTTGCGATCGTAAAAGAGATTATCAGCGCCCACAATCAGAATATCAATGTGGTCAGCACGGTAGGCGCGGGGACGGAATTTATATTTTCACTGGATAAGACAAAGCAGCAATAAAGTAGGAGGTAAGTTATGTTTCACCTATCAGAAGAGACCATACAGCGGTACAGCAGCATCAAACCAGCCTACAAGCGGATTTATCTGACACTCCGCCAAGCACTTTTATCCGGGGAGCTGTCTGCCGAAGAAAAAATGCCGGAAGAGGCCCTCGCCCTGCAATTGGGTACCAGCCGGACGCCTCTGCGAAGAGCTCTGGACGACTTAAAAAGGGAAGGCTACCTGGAACACGCAAAGTCTGCCGCCAATTCCCCTCACCTTCCCAAAAAGGACATGAACAGTATAATCGACCTGGACGTGCTTCTGGAATCTCACGCGGCATACCTGGCTGCCAGAAACGGTGTTTCCACTGAAAATCTGGAGATTCTGAAAGATTTGAACAGAATTCTGCGCAACGTAGATGAATCGTTCCGATATGACAGCGCATTTGAAAAAGACCTGATCGGCGTCCGTGACACTCATCTCCAGTTTCATCTGATGATCGCCCGGATGTCCCGGAACAAATATCTCTATCAGACAGTGGCTAAACTTCGAACAAAGCTGCGCCAATACTCGTCCCTGGAATCATTCCCCAGAGACCAGACTCCCAGCAGCTACTACCGCACGATCATTGTCCCCTGTCACGAGGAAATCATCAGCGCCATCGAAAACCGTGAGCCTGAAAGCGCGCGGGCATGGATGTATACAGATGTCATCCGTTCCAGATCCAAATATTTTAACAGCTACAAAAACCCTTATCTGATCGGGCGTTAAACCTCTTCGCGGCTTCTTCACAGCTTCAAATGGAAATACTGCTCTGCGATCTGCAGAAATTCAGTCTGAGTTCCTACATTCCGGGCCGCAGCCTTTCCATTTTTCACTTCAGTAAATAAACTGCCCATCAGATTATAATTCCCTTCCGGCGTCTTCAGATTCATTGAGCGCCTTTTGGTAAAATTTGAATCAGGGCTTGTGGAACAATAATTGTTCAGCGCAATAAAATCCACATTTTCCTGCGGCATGGTGTAGAACCGGAACACGTGTTCGATGCTTCCGTCCGATGTGGTCCGGTCCAGGGCCCACCAGATGTCATCCAGTCTTACCGTGTGGAACAATTCTCCGCGGCATTCTGTCGTACCGCCTTCCGATATCTTCACGGCGCCGGAAGGAGCTGGTCCGCCAAACCCCACGTCACAGTAGTACAGTTCCCCTTCCACCTCTGCCACCACGCCTCTGTGCATGATTGGCGGCAGGTAATCTCTCCCGCGTACAATCCGGCACATACAGGACCATGCGCGATAGCCCAGATCCTTTAGAAGCTGCGTAAACAGGCCATTCAGTTCGAAACAATATCCTCCCCTCTTCCGGAGGACTATTTTATCATACAGCGCAGGTATCGCCAGGGATACAGGCATGTGGTAATCACAGATATCCAGGTTTTCAAAAGGAACGGCGCATTGGTGCGCATAGACCAGCCTGTCAAGAAATTCCCTGTTGGGCTTTAACGGAGCCGGAATTCCCAGACGCTCTAGATATGCCTCCGGTTCAGGTATGTGAGCATATAATTCTTCGTACATAATCCTCCTTTCAAAAAGACCTCTGCGTCTTGTATACCAGCAGAGGCCTTTCTTATAATTCCTATCCGTTCACTTTCTGTCTGGAAAAACGGTAAATATCCTCAAAGAAACAGGGATTTAAGATTTTGGAGCTATACCCGACCATGGCCGGCGCTCCCGGCACCATATAGGCATCCACATATTCTTTCGCAACCCTACGCACTTCATCCCTGGGCATATCCTCTGATATATCCGGAGTCTCCACGCCAATAAGGATATCCTTACCGTATTCCCGGTACATGGCCGCTTTGTCATTCATCTCCTGCCCTGCCCAGCTGTCCACACCTGCTTCTACGATTGCCGGAAATATGGATTCTATATGGCCGCAGCTGTGCATGTCGTAAAACAGCCCTTTCGCATGCGCATGATCCACCACCGTCCGCAAATGAGGAACAAACATATTCCTGGCCGTCTCCAGGGAGAAAAACGGTGACCGCTGGCTGCCCCAGTCGTCATGAACACAGATTCCCCTGATGGAGAAGTGTTCAACAAATTTATCAATCATCCGGCAATACAGATCAGCCAGTTTATCGAGGAATTCATGAACAGCCTTCTGCTGATCTTCATCAATCAGCGCCATGGCCGCCCCCTCAAAATCCATCATGGAAATCATCCGTTCAAAATACCCGGTATATATGGTAGGCATGACGGCCAGCTCCGGATCAGCGACGAATTCCCGGCTGAGAGCCTTCTGCCCTTCCCAGTCCCATGAATCAATATCCGGCCAAACAACTTTTTCCTTCCACTCATTCATGGTGGATAGCAGCGGCGCACCTGGCTTTACCATAGAACCTCCCGCTACCTCCACGAACACCCAGGTGATCCCGAACATATCCGGAAACCCTTCCGGATGAACCTTCGGTTCCCCGCCGTCACGGATGGAAGCCCTGGCTTCCGCGTCTGGGAATATTCTCGGGTTAAATCCCAGAAAATAGCGGTAGTTTGGCATGAA includes:
- a CDS encoding transposase is translated as MSRTQRKYDHEYKIQAVKLAREIGGAKAAKELGIPEGTIHTWLKAVRAGTLDIGDGAHTPESAMSLAEELAMLRKRVKDQDKEIRRLKEENEFLEEASAFFAASRRKSARTKE
- a CDS encoding IS3 family transposase — translated: MMFIAIKTEDGAIKGKLSFYCRMLGVSRQGFYKYLANKDRPWKYQDLADAMIAIHTEDEYNDTYGRIRMYQALLLKKPEGLKIPSERTVYRVMDEIGLSHQPKRKPNGITKADREARKSDDLLKRDFKSDKPLEKCVTDITEIKAKDGKLYVSAIFDCFDSGVLGLAMETNMKATLCEHTLDNAYLAYPDLRGAIVHSDRGTQYTSETYRKALAKYGIIQSMNSAGGRCHDNARCESMWARMKSELLYDRYNTETMTIEELKVLIWRYFISYWNNRRICSANGGLPPIIKRQRYYQSLEQAA
- the rlmD gene encoding 23S rRNA (uracil(1939)-C(5))-methyltransferase RlmD, with translation MKFQKNDVVIIRIEDMSQTGEGIGKADGYTLFVKDTVIGDLAEVKIVKAKKNYGFGRLMRIVEPSGKRVVPVCPIARQCGGCQLQMLDYGEQLRFKEDKVRNDLMRIGGFEDVPMEPIIGMEQPFRYRNKAQFPVGCDREGKAVAGFYAGRTHTIIPCRDCVLGAEANGEILSGILGWMEENHIPAYDEMSGEGLVRHVLIRYGFTTGEFMVCLVINGAGLPAKKALIDKLCGIEGMRGITFSSNTRRTNVIMGDKDQKVWGDGYITDHIGKVKYQISPLSFYQVNPVQTKKLYETALEYAGLTGEETVWDLYCGIGTISLFLAQRAKQVYGVEIVPQAVEDARRNAELNGIENAEFYVGKAEEILPELYEKEKVRADVIVVDPPRKGCEESLLETMVQMKPERIVYVSCDPATLARDLKYLCGEGYEMVRVRGVDQFPMTVHVETVVLLSHKKPDGHINVKVEFGEGEGKVPLDNIAKRAEEYKPKERVTYKMIKEYIEAKYGFKVHTAYIAEVKRDLGLPMYDAPNAVEELKQPRKHPTAEKVEAIKDALKHFEVI
- a CDS encoding 3'-5' exoribonuclease YhaM family protein, whose translation is MKYIRELHEGTRIAGIYLCKFRQSAVTKNGKPYENVILQDKTGTIDGKIWEPNSFGIDEFDILDYIEVMGDVTSFAGALQVSIKRVRRAAEGEYNPADYLPASKYDVEQMYQELLSYVESVQNPYLSALLKRYYVEDQGFIKRFKGSSAAKSVHHGFIGGLLEHTLSVTRLCQYYTKAYPVLNRDLLITAAIFHDIGKTKELSAFPQNDYTDDGQLLGHIMIGAEMVHDGAAGIPGFPEQLENELKHCILAHHGELEYGSPKKPALAEALALNLADNTDARMETLTEVLAAADDSGEWLGYNRIFESNIRKTGEI
- a CDS encoding S1C family serine protease, producing the protein MENKEDNQEKKPYSFMKEIIKKKPLDKRALLLKIAGVAAAAVAAGIIAAFVFVKMVPVAEQVLGTSEEPPKVNIPADEEPTATATPEATPTPTVVDTPQATPEPVPAIGLTEYKQLYKDMLAVAEKPKHALVTVIGITNQMDYFNQNYENQQQISGLVVADNGQDLFILTEYRIVENVERIQVTFYDGTMTDAIFQKHDANTGLAILRVALADISADTQENLEVAPLGSSYSVSQGEPILALGSPIGYSNSVAYGVITSVNNKISTLDTEYNLLTTDILGSKEGSGVLVNLDGEIVGIIAQSYSSEDKNIITGLAISQIKELIERLSNNESQAYIGIKGQDVTAQIAEKTGIPKGVLVTAVQADSPAMLSGIKEYDVIVKVGEEKISTIKQYHDSLTKLAPGQAVKVTVMRKGAEGYVEMEIDVTAGEI
- a CDS encoding endonuclease MutS2 produces the protein MNQKALKTLEYHKIINMLLQHASSPMGQELCRQLTPSDDLNVVRGMQRQTHDALSRLFRKGHISFGSARDIRPSLKRLAIGSSLNQSELLSIASLLENTARVKSYGRHENADTAGDSLDPLFDSLEPLTPLSAEIRRCILAEDEISDDASPGLRQVRRSIKASGDRIHTQLNNLINGSLRTYLQDAVVTMRNGRYCIPVKSEYRSQVPGMIHDQSSTGSTIFVEPMAIVKLNNDIRELELKEEKEIEIILATLSQQAAQYTELLQYDLENMVELDFIFARAGLAMEMNATEPLFNTDGIISLRKARHPLIERRQVVPIDLTLGEAFDLLIVTGPNTGGKTVSLKTVGLLSLMGQSGLHIPALDRSRLSIFTEIYADIGDEQSIEQSLSTFSSHMTNVVSFLEKADRQSLVLFDELGAGTDPTEGAALAIAILSHLHQQGIRTMATTHYSELKIYALSTEGVENACCEFDVETLRPTYRLLVGVPGKSNAFAISGKLGLPDYIIKAAREQISEQDESFEDVLTTLEQNRIAMEREQQELEKTRAEVEALKSQISEKQEKLTSQRDRILQKANEEAHAILREAKEYADQTMRDFQKFGKAGISVKEMEKRRSDLREKLDQTGKKISVKPDPRPVSNLKPKDLSIGDSVKVLSMNVKGTVSTRPDAKGNLFVQMGIIRSKVNISDLQLIDEPVITGGGMSRTGSGKIKMSKSSSVKTELNLLGKTVDEAVAELDKYLDDAYLAHLPSVRIVHGKGTGALRKGVHAYLRTQKHISDYHLAEFGEGDAGVTIVTFKK